The Danaus plexippus chromosome 20, MEX_DaPlex, whole genome shotgun sequence sequence ttTCACTAtccatataatgaaaataattgctAGAATCACACcgattaatatgaaaaagaacatttttcttctatatCTCCGTTGATATTCGGCCGCCTTAGCTAATTCATCAACTCCCGCTTCGACGCCGGCACTAGCCGCTTCTATATGACTTTCTACCGTATCtttagaagaaaaataattacatgtgAAACATATTAAACCAGTgggtataataatttaatacaagttaATATGTAgcatagtataaaatttatatagaaggCATTATTGAATagcaatatatatgaaaaataaattaaaagtatgaaTTTTGCTTTCCAATGTAgtaattctaataattttaatatattatttacatacattaaacattttaattaaaatgatggCAACGAAATGATATttcaagtatataaaaattttaaacagtaaaatttttttttgtccaacAAAATGtcagtattttttgttttaattaaatttgaaattagaaaatatgcaatgaaaaatgtatttatccGGCCacaatttaaacttacaaCTTCAAGAATACTGTGTTACaatattgtttcaaattaactttgtgatttaacatttatttaagtaaaaacattacatcactagtattattctttttattataatctattatcCTAAAGTTAAGGTCATAACTTGTTGactgatattaaattcatgtgaaatacttaagaaaattaaaaaaaataatcaaattatcacatgttaacttataaaagtaaagattatataatttatcattaaagaTCATAAcagagtatataatatatttcatacatttaaaaaactaatagaaTATTCTTACCAACTTTCTGTCCTTGAGTGTTGACCATTTCGGCCAAATCTTGCATAATTTGGTTCACATCTAACACATCAGCCtcgattttattcatatacgCTTCCTTTTCTAATAACATACTAGTTTCAAATTGTATTAGACGAGCCTggtaaacaaaaagtattgtttaaacaacaagttataaagttatatgtaagttaaaactacattatcTTACCAGTAACTTGTACTTATCTATGGttgaatcatattattattgaataataatttttaagacaaaaatttGGTAACTTGATACTATACCTTGAAAACTGTGGTTTCTACAGTAaatgcatatttatatatgcattaaattcattatgtaTTAAAGTTTATGTACCTGAGCTTGCTGATTTGCTAGAAGCGCTGATTCTTCGTCATCAGCTATAGCTTGTCGTTCTAAAGCATCCGGATCATTCCTTTGCCTTGCCTGTGTCGGCATATGTTCAGCCATTTTTTCTGATAATTGCtagaatatatatcatataattataaccatATTATGGTGAAGGTAAGACAACCACATAGTAAGCCATTTAGAATATTCAATAGTAAGTAAACTTATTTCCTAATGATAATCTTTCATGCATCATTTCACTAAGCCAATTTAAAGGCTGCATATGAAGACATTGACTGAAGTCTAATGTTACtattgaaaatacatatacatagatTACTTTTTGCATAGAGGAGTATCTTGCCAGTGTCTCTCTGAACACTTGTGTCAATCGTTCCACTTGCAGCTTCTGCGGTTTATCTCCTCGACGGACAACCACACCTAGTCTTTGTATATCTCGAGCCGTAGCTGATATAGAGCCATTTACATTTTGTTGTGTGTCATGGCTGAAATTGTAAATGTAGGGTAATTTACTATAGATTTCaaggatattttttcataataagaaGCCGTCGAGtgataaaatatgaaagaatAGTTCATTCTAAAAGAATTTAAGCACATAATACttcatttatgaaaaaatcttattctCATATTGAAATGCGttagaattttgttaaaatttatatataatatttatatataaccagTTTAATAAAGTCAAACTTGTTTAATGTAAAGGAAtgataaattacataatatattaaatatttaaccgcaaataaatatgtaagtaaaaatggtcagatttcaaattaaaagtaattagtattcactaatgatataaattgtaaaaaattgtGCAATGACAGTATCAAAgctatataattgaaataaaacgaattcataaaataatgctAGTATACAAACAGATGTTTTCACTCTATTCTACTGAATTATTCGGCCTAAAGATACATATGATATTTGTGTACTCACATTTTATCTCTCAGCTGCACGCTATCATTGGGTCCACCAATTTGTTTCATCAACTTTTGTAGAGCCTGTAGTCCATTGTTAATAGTGTTAACATTGTCTGCTATTCCTTCGCTGAGGTTGTAAAGTTCTGTGGGGCTAAAGTCAGCAAAGGCGACGGTGGGTGGTGCTGCCGTAGAACCATAATCACGGCTCGACCCACTTATAGGTTCTCGTTCTGTCATGGTCAAGCTAAATACaagtattcaaataaatatataaacttgcTAATATCTGAccatagtaatatatttatttttgtttaatagtgTATGCAGTAGACTATGGAAGGCTGTtatggttttttaaaatttgagcTACAAAACATCAAATTACGAGGTTTTActattagttaattaaaaaaaaaacaactgcgaaaacaaattttgtacctacatctatttaaatttaaactgatAATTTCgtactttgattttattgttattatactaTGAATCACTTTAATCCACTTTAATACTTTTGTAACACAAAAGAAAAGTAGTTAATCCTTTGATcaattgtatttgaaattaaaattaccttACCTTTACGTAACCTATTGAAGGAAACcggatttatgaataaatttactttaaaatgcgACTCTTTAGCTTTCCACTATAAAGAAGTTTAAATTGCggctacattaaaaattattcataaatgtatttgCGCTGATACGTCAAACTGTCATTTGTTTGGCAGCAATGTCAATGATCAAGATGactaaagttaaaaaaaatactcaataagtaattttaaacttgctattcttattgtaattattaaaaaaaaaacataatttataaaagttttaaacgtAAATTTTCTTATGTCACATGTTTTGCATATTTGTCGACAGTTTGAACGCTGAACACAAGATGTCGCACTAATCGTCTGTAACAACATCGATTTacttacaatatacatatagccACAAGTATCTGGTTGCGTCTgagcttatttttatatttcactggAATTACCTAATCCCAAGATAAAGTCAATTTCAAGTATACATTAgaaatagattaaattatgGGGATTTTTCCACTCCATGAGATAAAATgtctaaaactttaataacttatGATCATTTGCCGATCTTTATTCCATGAAGTGCGGGATAGGCACAGTACGATCGCCTTCCTTCGTATTGTACAAGTTTCGGCTATGGTTTGACGAGCTGCCGCCTGTTTCAGCTCAACCCGTCTTGAGAATAATGTTGTGACTGGGTATCCCGCCAGTCTTTGGTCAGCAAGATACACCACAGGcaggtatatattaaatttggcTAGGAAGGTGTTAGTACCAACCGTTTTATACCTGTGTAATATACTTAATAGATATGGATAACTTATTTACTTGTACAATGCGATTATATGTTGTTACTCTTTAATATCGTCGAACCGTTTTGATCAACTCTTatcttataagatttttagcAAACTGTCCTCTTACTTTTCCTGAAACAAACGAGATCTTTAAAGAATTTCAAATACCCACACAATGACTTTTTTTACTCGACTGCACGAGAAAAAGGAACATGTATGATGTAGGTGTATGTATGGATCTTCTTATAGATTTTGAACTCTCAGATGTCGTGAAATAGGCCTTAATTGTGGTGATAGCAGGTCGTATCAAAGTAAGGCATTTTCAAGtgtcgtttttatttattatttacttacaagCAATAAATGTATAGGTATGATGTTAGGCTGATGAAAATTCTATTAAGACACCAACTTGCTCTATAGATCACAGATTGTACTTttggatttatattattctatattttcacctttgtttaaaatccttcttaacaaatttattgagTTGCATTTtgcctttaaaatttatttataatggagcggcttaaagaattaaaattgaataatgttACATTCTAATTTgtctttcataaataaaattaatagaagcTTTATAATGTCTAATTTTACACAAtatgtgatataatatttatcgatataaaacacttttattaCTGACActagattaatttaatcaatcaCAGACACTGTTATCAAGAAACGTGTATAGTTGACACGTACCTATTGCCAGCGCATGCAACAAGCATTGTATTGTTCGTAGTACAGAGAATTAAAAAAGGTGTTTGTAAAGAAACATTCACAATTTCCCCTCAATTAATATCATTGGCTTATAAcctatttgttattaatctatatagatttaagaaactataaatacagttttacGGAATTCACCGAAATTAATGCTATGCTAGCTTTAACTGTGATAAATGAGTTGAATGTTAAGTTTatgtatagttatttaaataatatgtatggcAGTTTAATGAAACTATGTTAATGTAAGGCATGCTTAAACCCAACATAccatttattttctatgtaatagttttaaataacaaatggcTCACAATAAATCGATTACTCCGCCAGTTTCATTACCTATTCAAAAATACCACATCGCAATTAAGAACGTagcacaaaataaaatatctcgtACGCACGCAAGGATTCCTGTTGAATTCAGGATGCATAAACCACTCAACAcctgtttgataaaaaaaaaaaactatcctttggattaaaaataatgcctGACAGAACGGAACCTCCTTGGACTGCGTGCGGAATAACAAACTAATATATCTTGTCATTCCTTAAAGACCTCCCAACATTATAACTCAGAATTTAAGCTTAGATTTGCAGCAACattaccttttttatatattgtttatgtttaaacaatagtactatttgattttttaacgttggtgtataaagtattttagtattgtgttataataattttaacaaatattttatgattaatgtGAGGATTTTTTGAAATGtcttaatatacttaattttttttaagatatatctaTAACTTTGCTCTTTAATTTTTGGATGTACCTAATATTGGAAAATGTTCCCTATTTTAGACGATcgctttttaaaacaaaaggaCACAAagctttttgttttcaaaaatatagattgttaatttttagttCGTATTGAAATTGGAATCTAGATAATAAAGGGTTTTTAATTGTTGTCTATGTCGTCTGACATGTTAaagctaattttttttatgactgaGGATCAGATGGAAAAGAGTGTTTTTTAGGAggatacaaatttttaattgcagtattaataaattgagtGCTTCAAGTAAAGTTTAGTGTGGAGTATTCGAGAGGCACAAGTCTTCATTGAAAGAAAGTAAAGAATTTTACAATCCAATACTTTCTTGCAGCATGGGGATGTCGAGCCCTAAATAATAATGTCCATTGTTCGGAActcattaagtaatttaacttactttaagcaaaagttaaaatcaatatccccAAAAACCATGAGATCAAGGTCAATAAGCAATACGAGCTCACTAATGAACTCACTAGGCATAGGTTCGTCGTAGATTTAtatgcggtagaagtgggagcgagaggtataacagctaaatacaacctactaaaagacttgggcctatCCAAATCTAACATTAGTTCATTCTTCAAAGGCGGCcttagtaggttcttttcaaatttggttaggtagacaGAAGTGGAGGTGAGCATTTAACGCGAGTTAGATGTGGGCCCGTTAATCCTACAACTGGTTCGCAAGTCCCAGACTCTGTTGAGACTTCTCTCCCTGTAACATgctggacccggcacccgcacggtgaatccatggaatggtGAGAAGAGTCTGCTTGTCTCTAATCCACGAAGTTTGCAGtgaatttaatgaaacacGATTCGAGGGACAATGATGCTGTAGACTTTACCGGGTACCTACCTATCTCCATGAAATAATTCGTCTACCGCGTAGAAGCATTATCTAGTGGAGATTAATCGATGACGGCTAGTGAACCAGTTCCGGTGACAACGACTACATAAGCTAAGTTCTAGAGTTAGTTCCGTTAGGACGAACCATAAGGAATGCTGAAGGTGAAACGAGCCGTACACTCCATTGAACGTCTGCTTTCAAAGTAACTACTCCAATTGAACAACTCAGAGTAGTTACAGACGTCTTGGCAAGACACGATGTTTCTAATACTCATACTTATTTCTTATGACTCAGACAGCCATAAATGAAGAGTATGAGGGGATTCAGGCGAAACGACTaccaaattctttatttatagtaaaaattagTCCATACTTGAAATACAACAATgcaatactaaatattaagttgtaaAGAACTTGTCAGACAGTTTTATAGTGGACAATGGATGTCAACGCCGTTCACGAATCAACGATGGTGGCTTAACAAGTAGCGTATTGAAGTAATTGGTGTACAGGTAAAGCAAAAAACTTGTTTCTCTGCACTTATATAGCTCTTAAAATCGATTCCGATCAAAAAGCAATCCTCGTGTAACACCTCTTGTAATTGCTGACACTAAAActggatttaattaatttcttggtTTAATATTGGAAGTAAAAGTGACGAATCTTATGAATAATACCCAATAAAGTTTCACAACAGAATTACttgatttaatacattttattcacttaagagttttttttttaattgtgtgCAACTAAAATTTTCACTCTTTTTGTTCGAATGTCGAAATCATCGATAACAGCAGAATTCAAACATGCAATGTCCCTTCCCTATCAAGTCgatgaaagtttttttgtatacctacctaaaaattaagttttaatttaagtactaCCTCCAcattgctttaattttaagaatataattacaCGAATCTAtaacattgatattaaataaattctaatatctaaaataggAAGACATCGAAAATCTCAACTTCGGATGTGTTGTCatacaaactatttaatactgaatgtaaagcaaaatataatataaatgaaaccaccattctttttttatattgtgaataaaataaaagatattagcaattataataagtccaagatatcaataaaacatatattataagaaactgTTTGTAATACCATGTAAGTAGATAAGAAAATGTCAGCTATTGAGAAATAAGGTCTGTTCGACGGTGGATATTGtaacaactaaatataatactttatctCAATACAAATAACGCTAATGGGAAAAACTTAACTCCTAACAAGTAGCCACCGAGTACATCTCGCACAGGAATTAAACACTTAAGTCTAGATTGCGCCTACATTTTAAGATGTCTAAGATCTTACCGCGTGAATGTAGCTAATGGACGGACGAATTGCGTTTTATAAGACGCCGCGAAATTAATCGATCTCTTTAGTTAGAGGAAAATGccttattatttagaaaacgttattatagtataaataatttaatgttaatttgttGTTACTGATAATACAGATATACAATGTTTGtacgaatatatattattttcgaaaCAGTTTCTCCGATCCGAATTAAGATTTTCTTTGAAAGGCACAgttcttttataaacttttatatgttaagaTATAGATATGGATAAATTTTCGCTCATTATtgtattaacgtaggttattgaataAGAGACGGGAATCGCTTCGTaattcgtatgtagtgtgacggtGTAATTTGCGATAAACATTACAAGTTTTAAGACTTGATAGAAATTGTTAAGTTAGCTTCACAAGCCTTTACAATTAGTcgaaatagatatttttactaCGATTCTGCATTACttttctgttatataatatgtatgacaatagatttatttgtctatttatatagagaacattttattacagttttaagtaataagctaagattttttttcataatgtaCGTTATGACgtcatttttagaaaaatctaCGTGTTTAGTAATAAAAGTGGGTAATGTTAGTAAAAGTACTTTCTATATAtcatagtatattaaaaagttctcATTTAAAGGAATCTTTGGATTTAGTTTGAAAAAGGTATCGAATACTAATATCTTTTAGAActcaaaacttattattaccTGAAGTCCCTACAAtagaataattgaattttgtgATTGAACCAAAAGATTACGGAAATAGTAgagaatttatacaaaataaatggaaaCCAGCTTTAAGTTTCAACGCGAACTTATGACCTCACTGGAACTAACGAAGTATTGAGATTTAATTCCGTGACAATGTTGTATGCAATATATGCATGGGTCAAGACAATGGTTTATAAAACCAAGATTTGAAAggagttttcaataaaaaaaaatacgttaaatacaaaaaattataatcttcacatttattttattgtcttgtttcataaattatgttaaatgtatatgaacatccttgtttaaataaaaatattaatgattttaaacgtAAGACGTACATTTATCTTAGATTCCACGAGTTTCCTTAACGCTCTTCCTGCTAGTACTAATTAGTGGACACAGATAATTTCAAGAGATTGTCCtcattaattcttattaaatggACTTtcagattaattaaaattatcgattTTATCATGATCGTGAACTTTTGATTTTCCTATTCTAATTGAAGATTAGTTCAGTTCTAGAATCTATAATAGTGAAGTACAATCCAGATTTGTATTTCGAATCGCTAAGTTATATAACAATGAAGACACAGAGCTTCCTTACTCTTTATATGGATAAGGCATGTTATATATAGGGcgatgttttattcattttaaagccTAGTCTTCAATTAAGACAATTACTAggattttaacataattttagtcTTGTAGGAGTCTTACGTATGTCTTCCCTTCTAATTAGTGATATAATCGGTTATTGCAGTgagtatgttaaaataattaataaattacctcACTCTTATTTGCTAGcaagaaagttttttttttatttaaaatagtatttattgaaagacgaaatttaaaaggaCTAAACAAATTCTTGTCGAATAAAGAGAAAGCTAATAATTACCACATCCAAGCTACTTTGATTCGCAGATGTGTATCACGTCGGCGGAAGTTTACAGCACGCGCGCCATTTCCTCGTTCGCAGGATGTTTTGTGCTATTCGGATTTCGAATTGTATTTGCGTTGCTAGGTTCCGTTGTGTCTGCCATTGGTTTGCGAATATgctgtaaataatttagattaaaattgaattgaatatgTAACTGGTAAGCTTTGTTAAATggcttaaaatataactttcacTGGTtatgatgatatatattttttatgttgcgTTAAATATCTCttactatatacataacaagtaatttcttatattaaatcgaAGAACCAGTAACTATTCTGCCGccacaatattattatcaatttaagtagtaatcaaattaataaattcttaattatattaaaagttaacaaCCGTCGAGTTAACGTATGTTTTTTACTTgttaatattgattagttaAATGATCAACCCCATGGACGGACGACGAATCAATTGTTCTTATTTCCGCTCACTAATGACAGACACGACAATCCGCCATCTTGAATAAACGCCATTTTATTAGCTAACAATGATAAAAGAAAGTAAGACTAAACACTTGATtaccaattatttaattttcaataaggcccgatttactttatatattatttaatttataattcataatgttgttaataattataatatataagtagcCAAGTAGATTTTTAGtcagataacaaaaatacattagaTGATTGATAGAAAAGATGAGCATATTAAGTAAGTTTTGTAGgacgttttatatttctagaaCTTCATACGTATTTCGAATCGCTTTAAACTTTATCTAAACAACCAGCACCAGATGGCTCTtaagttgttattattaaaaatattacacccTCATCTTAGAATCGCCAGATACATAGAATATcctttacttaaattattaatgcaaataaaatatttaacgatagttaaagttatataacgaTTATTCACCCGTGGCATTAAAtggaaaagtaattttagtaATCTGTGCATCTATTACTGTTTGGCACAGATTGAATACACAAAGTTTAATTAgggtaaatattattgtttgcaGTCTATTTAGAGAATGCAACAATGGCCTTCATATTACAGAGGTGTTGCAGCTGTCAGATTGAATCTTATGGTTATTTTTGACTGtggttcaaataatttataggtcaatgtctttatataagttaattttacatatcattcactttttttctttacaattccAAGACACATACAATTGGCGgaaaaataaaccaaatttttttaaaacaaacatccGTTCAAGAAGAAGTTTTGCACAAAAACTTCTCAGTTTGAAAAGCAGATTATTATTGGGTAAACTTCAGATAAGCTTGAGAGTTAACACCAATGCtacgaatttaattaatatcttaaactACGACGTTTGTGGGTGCCAAATGTGCACActatattctgccaatgtttGTAGAATGAAGGTGACACGAAGCAGTTTGTTCAATCTAgcgatatatacattatacatatattataacaaagatgTGAGAGTTAGTAACAAAAGTTGTCGTTTCAATGTTTCTTCCGTTTCCGTTTCaataacctttttaaaatataaaagttgtaaaacaaTGGTTATGaatattccataaaaaatCTTAGTTAACACTACCAACtaaaaacataacttttaaatttttttttttaatttttttcttgatgACGAGAGTTACTTATTTGTAACTACTAAAACATCAGGCTCTGTATAACGTTGCacttatatagttattaagtttattaaggCAAACTGTAGAGTAAATTGATCTACTTATAACTATTTTGGAGGTGTTATCTTCGACAACGTATTTCGTTGACAACATAAAGTAACAAACTGATCACTATATCTGCATGAAAGATGTTTTTTCCCTAACTaagctatggcttcattcactggaatcgtggaatattttgccagtgtcaatgttttatttgttggacgtttgtcatttttttattgttagttatattggctttgacagcgtcaccgggGGACAGTGGTTACGGCgactattgtatataaatcgtATTTAGGTCATCTTAATTGATTTGTCTAAAAAACTTCCTTTATTTATTCGAGACTAACATCACCggcttcaaataaaatattagaataatcCAATCCTTGTTAACATTCACGACTTTAATGATCTCGGACCTTTGTTATACGATACTCGAACTACCACTGCATCggagatttaaaattctaatgtAGTGTAACGAAAGTCTTGAGGATgacgaaaattaattaa is a genomic window containing:
- the LOC116774049 gene encoding syntaxin-12 produces the protein MTEREPISGSSRDYGSTAAPPTVAFADFSPTELYNLSEGIADNVNTINNGLQALQKLMKQIGGPNDSVQLRDKIHDTQQNVNGSISATARDIQRLGVVVRRGDKPQKLQVERLTQVFRETLARYSSMQKQLSEKMAEHMPTQARQRNDPDALERQAIADDEESALLANQQAQARLIQFETSMLLEKEAYMNKIEADVLDVNQIMQDLAEMVNTQGQKVDTVESHIEAASAGVEAGVDELAKAAEYQRRYRRKMFFFILIGVILAIIFIIWIVKAFK